Proteins from a genomic interval of Oncorhynchus kisutch isolate 150728-3 linkage group LG28, Okis_V2, whole genome shotgun sequence:
- the LOC116358119 gene encoding uncharacterized protein LOC116358119 isoform X7, with protein MSLPSPYCVTVWAYCLYLPLTVLLCGHTVSTFPLLCYCVGICLYLPLTVWAYCLYLPLTVLLCGHTVSTFPLLCYCVGICLYLPLTVLLCGHMSLPSPYCVGILSLPSPYCVTVWAYVSTFPLLCGHTVSTFPLLCGHTVSTFPLLYYCVGICLYLPLTVWAYCLYLPLTVLLCGHMSLPSPYCVTVWAYVSTFPLLCGHTVSTFPLLCGHTVSTFPLLCGHAVSTFPLLCGHMSLPSPYCVTVWAYCLYLSLTVLLCGHMSLPSPYCVGILSLPFPYCVGMQSLPSPYCVGHSTVDSTVAILCVRLPGRPDRYSTDQPHCAV; from the exons atgtctctaccttccccttactgtgttactgtgtgggcatactgtctctaccttccccttactgtgttactgtgtgggcatact gtctctaccttccccttactgtgttactgtgtgggcatatgtctctaccttccccttacTGTGTGGGCATactgtctctaccttccccttactgtg TTACTGTGTGGGCATactgtctctaccttccccttactgtgttactgtgtgggcatatgtctctaccttccccttactgtgttactgtgtgggcatatgtctctaccttccccttacTGTGTGGGCATactgtctctaccttccccttactgtgttactgtgtgggcatatgtctctaccttccccttacTGTGTGGGCATACTGTCTCTACCTTTCCCTTACTGTGTGGGCATactgtctctaccttccccttactgtattactgtgtgggcatatgtctctaccttccccttacTGTGTGGGCATactgtctctaccttccccttactgtgttactgtgtgggcatatgtctctaccttccccttactgtgttactgtgtgggcatat gtctctaccttccccttacTGTGTGGGCATACTGTCTCTACCTTTCCCTTACTGTGTGGGCATactgtctctaccttccccttacTGTGTGGGCATGCAgtctctaccttccccttactgtgtgggcatatgtctctaccttccccttacTGTG ttacTGTGTGGGCATACTGTCTCTACCTTTcccttactgtgttactgtgtgggcatatgtctctaccttccccttacTGTGTGGGCATACTGTCTCTACCTTTCCCTTACTGTGTGGGCATGCAgtctctaccttccccttacTGTGTGGGCCACTCTACTGTAGATAGTACTGTGGCTATTCTCTGTGTGCGCCTGCCTGGCCGACCAGACCGTTACTCAACAGACCAACCTCACTGTGCTGTGTGA
- the LOC116358119 gene encoding uncharacterized protein LOC116358119 isoform X1, with protein sequence MSLPSPYCVTVWAYCLYLPLTVLLCGHTVSTFPLLCYCVGICLYLPLTVWAYCLYLPLTVLLCGHTVSTFPLLCYCVGICLYLPLTVLLCGHMSLPSPYCVGILSLPSPYCVTVWAYVSTFPLLCGHTVSTFPLLCGHTVSTFPLLYYCVGICLYLPLTVWAYCLYLPLTVLLCGHMSLPSPYCVTVWAYVSTFPLLCGHTVSTFPLLCGHTVSTFPLLCGHAVSTFPLLCGHMSLPSPYCVGILSLPFPYCVTVWAYCLYLPLTVWAYCLYLSLTVLLCGHMSLPSPYCVGILSLPFPYCVGMQSLPSPYCVGHSTVDSTVAILCVRLPGRPDRYSTDQPHCAV encoded by the exons atgtctctaccttccccttactgtgttactgtgtgggcatactgtctctaccttccccttactgtgttactgtgtgggcatact gtctctaccttccccttactgtgttactgtgtgggcatatgtctctaccttccccttacTGTGTGGGCATactgtctctaccttccccttactgtg TTACTGTGTGGGCATactgtctctaccttccccttactgtgttactgtgtgggcatatgtctctaccttccccttactgtgttactgtgtgggcatatgtctctaccttccccttacTGTGTGGGCATactgtctctaccttccccttactgtgttactgtgtgggcatatgtctctaccttccccttacTGTGTGGGCATACTGTCTCTACCTTTCCCTTACTGTGTGGGCATactgtctctaccttccccttactgtattactgtgtgggcatatgtctctaccttccccttacTGTGTGGGCATactgtctctaccttccccttactgtgttactgtgtgggcatatgtctctaccttccccttactgtgttactgtgtgggcatat gtctctaccttccccttacTGTGTGGGCATACTGTCTCTACCTTTCCCTTACTGTGTGGGCATactgtctctaccttccccttacTGTGTGGGCATGCAgtctctaccttccccttactgtgtgggcatatgtctctaccttccccttacTGTGTGGGCATACTGTCTCTACCTTTcccttactgtgttactgtgtgggcatactgtctctaccttccccttacTGTGTGGGCATACTGTCTCTACCTTTcccttactgtgttactgtgtgggcatatgtctctaccttccccttacTGTGTGGGCATACTGTCTCTACCTTTCCCTTACTGTGTGGGCATGCAgtctctaccttccccttacTGTGTGGGCCACTCTACTGTAGATAGTACTGTGGCTATTCTCTGTGTGCGCCTGCCTGGCCGACCAGACCGTTACTCAACAGACCAACCTCACTGTGCTGTGTGA
- the LOC116358119 gene encoding uncharacterized protein LOC116358119 isoform X15 produces MSLPSPYCVTVWAYVSTFPLLCGHTVSTFPLLCYCVGICLYLPLTVLLCGHMSLPSPYCVTVWAYVSTFPLLCGHTVSTFPLLCYCVGICLYLPLTVWAYCLYLSLTVWAYCLYLPLTVLLCGHMSLPSPYCVGILSLPSPYCVTVWAYVSTFPLLCYCVGICLYLPLTVWAYCLYLSLTVWAYCLYLPLTVWACSLYLPLTVWAYVSTFPLLCGHTVSTFPLLCYCVGICLYLSLTVLLCGHMSLPSPYCVGILSLPFPYCVGMQSLPSPYCVGHSTVDSTVAILCVRLPGRPDRYSTDQPHCAV; encoded by the exons atgtctctaccttccccttactgtgttactgtgtgggcatatgtctctaccttccccttacTGTGTGGGCATactgtctctaccttccccttactgtgttactgtgtgggcATA tgtctctaccttccccttactgtgttactgtgtgggcatatgtctctaccttccccttactgtgttactgtgtgggcatatgtctctaccttccccttacTGTGTGGGCATactgtctctaccttccccttactgtgttactgtgtgggcatatgtctctaccttccccttacTGTGTGGGCATACTGTCTCTACCTTTCCCTTACTGTGTGGGCATactgtctctaccttccccttactgtattactgtgtgggcatatgtctctaccttccccttacTGTGTGGGCATactgtctctaccttccccttactgtgttactgtgtgggcatatgtctctaccttccccttactgtgttactgtgtgggcatat gtctctaccttccccttacTGTGTGGGCATACTGTCTCTACCTTTCCCTTACTGTGTGGGCATactgtctctaccttccccttacTGTGTGGGCATGCAgtctctaccttccccttactgtgtgggcatatgtctctaccttccccttacTGTGTGGGCATACTGTCTCTACCTTTcccttactgtgttactgtgtgggcata TGTCTCTACCTTTcccttactgtgttactgtgtgggcatatgtctctaccttccccttacTGTGTGGGCATACTGTCTCTACCTTTCCCTTACTGTGTGGGCATGCAgtctctaccttccccttacTGTGTGGGCCACTCTACTGTAGATAGTACTGTGGCTATTCTCTGTGTGCGCCTGCCTGGCCGACCAGACCGTTACTCAACAGACCAACCTCACTGTGCTGTGTGA
- the LOC116358119 gene encoding uncharacterized protein LOC116358119 isoform X3 produces the protein MSLPSPYCVTVWAYVSTFPLLCGHTVSTFPLLCYCVGILSLPFPYCVGMQSLPFLTVWAYCLYLPLTVLLCGHMSLPSPYCVTVWAYVSTFPLLCGHTVSTFPLLCYCVGICLYLPLTVWAYCLYLSLTVWAYCLYLPLTVLLCGHMSLPSPYCVGILSLPSPYCVTVWAYVSTFPLLCYCVGICLYLPLTVWAYCLYLSLTVWAYCLYLPLTVWACSLYLPLTVWAYVSTFPLLCGHTVSTFPLLCYCVGICLYLSLTVLLCGHMSLPSPYCVGILSLPFPYCVGMQSLPSPYCVGHSTVDSTVAILCVRLPGRPDRYSTDQPHCAV, from the exons atgtctctaccttccccttactgtgttactgtgtgggcatatgtctctaccttccccttacTGTGTGGGCATactgtctctaccttccccttactgtgttactgtgtgggcATACTGTCTCTACCTTTCCCTTACTGTGTGGGCATGCAGTCTCTACCTTTCCTTACTGTGTGGGCATactgtctctaccttccccttactgtgttactgtgtgggcatatgtctctaccttccccttactgtgttactgtgtgggcatatgtctctaccttccccttacTGTGTGGGCATactgtctctaccttccccttactgtgttactgtgtgggcatatgtctctaccttccccttacTGTGTGGGCATACTGTCTCTACCTTTCCCTTACTGTGTGGGCATactgtctctaccttccccttactgtattactgtgtgggcatatgtctctaccttccccttacTGTGTGGGCATactgtctctaccttccccttactgtgttactgtgtgggcatatgtctctaccttccccttactgtgttactgtgtgggcatat gtctctaccttccccttacTGTGTGGGCATACTGTCTCTACCTTTCCCTTACTGTGTGGGCATactgtctctaccttccccttacTGTGTGGGCATGCAgtctctaccttccccttactgtgtgggcatatgtctctaccttccccttacTGTGTGGGCATACTGTCTCTACCTTTcccttactgtgttactgtgtgggcata TGTCTCTACCTTTcccttactgtgttactgtgtgggcatatgtctctaccttccccttacTGTGTGGGCATACTGTCTCTACCTTTCCCTTACTGTGTGGGCATGCAgtctctaccttccccttacTGTGTGGGCCACTCTACTGTAGATAGTACTGTGGCTATTCTCTGTGTGCGCCTGCCTGGCCGACCAGACCGTTACTCAACAGACCAACCTCACTGTGCTGTGTGA
- the LOC116358119 gene encoding uncharacterized protein LOC116358119 isoform X12, which yields MSLPSPYCVGILSLPSPYCVTVWAYVSTFPLLCYCVGILSLPSPYCVGICLYLPLTVLLCGHMSLPSPYCVTVWAYVSTFPLLCGHTVSTFPLLCYCVGICLYLPLTVWAYCLYLSLTVWAYCLYLPLTVLLCGHMSLPSPYCVGILSLPSPYCVTVWAYVSTFPLLCYCVGICLYLPLTVWAYCLYLSLTVWAYCLYLPLTVWACSLYLPLTVWAYVSTFPLLCGHTVSTFPLLCYCVGICLYLSLTVLLCGHMSLPSPYCVGILSLPFPYCVGMQSLPSPYCVGHSTVDSTVAILCVRLPGRPDRYSTDQPHCAV from the exons atgtctctaccttccccttacTGTGTGGGCATactgtctctaccttccccttactgtgttactgtgtgggcatatgtctctaccttccccttactgtgttactgtgtgggcatactgtctctaccttccccttacTGTGTGGGCATa tgtctctaccttccccttactgtgttactgtgtgggcatatgtctctaccttccccttactgtgttactgtgtgggcatatgtctctaccttccccttacTGTGTGGGCATactgtctctaccttccccttactgtgttactgtgtgggcatatgtctctaccttccccttacTGTGTGGGCATACTGTCTCTACCTTTCCCTTACTGTGTGGGCATactgtctctaccttccccttactgtattactgtgtgggcatatgtctctaccttccccttacTGTGTGGGCATactgtctctaccttccccttactgtgttactgtgtgggcatatgtctctaccttccccttactgtgttactgtgtgggcatat gtctctaccttccccttacTGTGTGGGCATACTGTCTCTACCTTTCCCTTACTGTGTGGGCATactgtctctaccttccccttacTGTGTGGGCATGCAgtctctaccttccccttactgtgtgggcatatgtctctaccttccccttacTGTGTGGGCATACTGTCTCTACCTTTcccttactgtgttactgtgtgggcata TGTCTCTACCTTTcccttactgtgttactgtgtgggcatatgtctctaccttccccttacTGTGTGGGCATACTGTCTCTACCTTTCCCTTACTGTGTGGGCATGCAgtctctaccttccccttacTGTGTGGGCCACTCTACTGTAGATAGTACTGTGGCTATTCTCTGTGTGCGCCTGCCTGGCCGACCAGACCGTTACTCAACAGACCAACCTCACTGTGCTGTGTGA
- the LOC116358119 gene encoding uncharacterized protein LOC116358119 isoform X4 has product MSLPSPYCVTVWAYVSTFPLLCGHTVSTFPLLCYCVGILSLPFPYCVGMQSLPFLTVWAYCLYLPLTVLLCGHMSLPSPYCVTVWAYVSTFPLLCGHTVSTFPLLCYCVGICLYLPLTVWAYCLYLSLTVWAYCLYLPLTVLLCGHMSLPSPYCVGILSLPSPYCVTVWAYVSTFPLLCYCVGICLYLPLTVWAYCLYLSLTVWAYCLYLPLTVWACSLYLPLTVWAYVSTFPLLCGHTVSTFPLLCYCVGICLYLSLTVLLCGHMSLPSPYCVGILSLPFPYCVGMQSLPSPYCVGHSTVDSTVAILCVRLPGRPDRYSTDQPHCAV; this is encoded by the exons at gtctctaccttccccttactgtgttactgtgtgggcatatgtctctaccttccccttacTGTGTGGGCATactgtctctaccttccccttactgtgttactgtgtgggcATACTGTCTCTACCTTTCCCTTACTGTGTGGGCATGCAGTCTCTACCTTTCCTTACTGTGTGGGCATactgtctctaccttccccttactgtgttactgtgtgggcatatgtctctaccttccccttactgtgttactgtgtgggcatatgtctctaccttccccttacTGTGTGGGCATactgtctctaccttccccttactgtgttactgtgtgggcatatgtctctaccttccccttacTGTGTGGGCATACTGTCTCTACCTTTCCCTTACTGTGTGGGCATactgtctctaccttccccttactgtattactgtgtgggcatatgtctctaccttccccttacTGTGTGGGCATactgtctctaccttccccttactgtgttactgtgtgggcatatgtctctaccttccccttactgtgttactgtgtgggcatat gtctctaccttccccttacTGTGTGGGCATACTGTCTCTACCTTTCCCTTACTGTGTGGGCATactgtctctaccttccccttacTGTGTGGGCATGCAgtctctaccttccccttactgtgtgggcatatgtctctaccttccccttacTGTGTGGGCATACTGTCTCTACCTTTcccttactgtgttactgtgtgggcata TGTCTCTACCTTTcccttactgtgttactgtgtgggcatatgtctctaccttccccttacTGTGTGGGCATACTGTCTCTACCTTTCCCTTACTGTGTGGGCATGCAgtctctaccttccccttacTGTGTGGGCCACTCTACTGTAGATAGTACTGTGGCTATTCTCTGTGTGCGCCTGCCTGGCCGACCAGACCGTTACTCAACAGACCAACCTCACTGTGCTGTGTGA
- the LOC116358119 gene encoding uncharacterized protein LOC116358119 isoform X9: protein MSLPSPYCVTVWAYCLYLPLTVLLCGHTVSTFPLLCYCVGICLYLPLTVWAYCLYLPLTVLLCGHTVSTFPLLCGHAVSTFPYCVGILSLPSPYCVTVWAYVSTFPLLCYCVGICLYLPLTVWAYCLYLPLTVLLCGHMSLPSPYCVGILSLPSPYCVTVWAYVSTFPLLCYCVGICLYLPLTVWAYCLYLSLTVWAYCLYLPLTVWACSLYLPLTVWAYVSTFPLLCGHTVSTFPLLCYCVGICLYLSLTVLLCGHMSLPSPYCVGILSLPFPYCVGMQSLPSPYCVGHSTVDSTVAILCVRLPGRPDRYSTDQPHCAV from the exons atgtctctaccttccccttactgtgttactgtgtgggcatactgtctctaccttccccttactgtgttactgtgtgggcatact gtctctaccttccccttactgtgttactgtgtgggcatatgtctctaccttccccttacTGTGTGGGCATactgtctctaccttccccttactgtgttactgtgtgggcATACTGTCTCTACCTTTCCCTTACTGTGTGGGCATGCAGTCTCTACCTTTCCTTACTGTGTGGGCATactgtctctaccttccccttactgtgttactgtgtgggcatatgtctctaccttccccttactgtgttactgtgtgggcatatgtctctaccttccccttacTGTGTGGGCATactgtctctaccttccccttactgtgttactgtgtgggcatat gtctctaccttccccttacTGTGTGGGCATactgtctctaccttccccttactgtgttactgtgtgggcatatgtctctaccttccccttactgtgttactgtgtgggcatat gtctctaccttccccttacTGTGTGGGCATACTGTCTCTACCTTTCCCTTACTGTGTGGGCATactgtctctaccttccccttacTGTGTGGGCATGCAgtctctaccttccccttactgtgtgggcatatgtctctaccttccccttacTGTGTGGGCATACTGTCTCTACCTTTcccttactgtgttactgtgtgggcata TGTCTCTACCTTTcccttactgtgttactgtgtgggcatatgtctctaccttccccttacTGTGTGGGCATACTGTCTCTACCTTTCCCTTACTGTGTGGGCATGCAgtctctaccttccccttacTGTGTGGGCCACTCTACTGTAGATAGTACTGTGGCTATTCTCTGTGTGCGCCTGCCTGGCCGACCAGACCGTTACTCAACAGACCAACCTCACTGTGCTGTGTGA
- the LOC116358119 gene encoding uncharacterized protein LOC116358119 isoform X14, whose protein sequence is MSLPSPYCVTVWAYVSTFPLLCGHTVSTFPLLCYCVGILSLPFPYCVGMQSLPFLTVWAYCLYLPLTVLLCGHMSLPSPYCVTVWAYVSTFPLLCGHTVSTFPLLCYCVGICLYLPLTVLLCGHMSLPSPYCVGILSLPSPYCVTVWAYVSTFPLLCYCVGICLYLPLTVWAYCLYLSLTVWAYCLYLPLTVWACSLYLPLTVWAYVSTFPLLCGHTVSTFPLLCYCVGICLYLSLTVLLCGHMSLPSPYCVGILSLPFPYCVGMQSLPSPYCVGHSTVDSTVAILCVRLPGRPDRYSTDQPHCAV, encoded by the exons atgtctctaccttccccttactgtgttactgtgtgggcatatgtctctaccttccccttacTGTGTGGGCATactgtctctaccttccccttactgtgttactgtgtgggcATACTGTCTCTACCTTTCCCTTACTGTGTGGGCATGCAGTCTCTACCTTTCCTTACTGTGTGGGCATactgtctctaccttccccttactgtgttactgtgtgggcatatgtctctaccttccccttactgtgttactgtgtgggcatatgtctctaccttccccttacTGTGTGGGCATactgtctctaccttccccttactgtgttactgtgtgggcatatgtctctaccttccccttacTGTG ttactgtgtgggcatatgtctctaccttccccttacTGTGTGGGCATactgtctctaccttccccttactgtgttactgtgtgggcatatgtctctaccttccccttactgtgttactgtgtgggcatat gtctctaccttccccttacTGTGTGGGCATACTGTCTCTACCTTTCCCTTACTGTGTGGGCATactgtctctaccttccccttacTGTGTGGGCATGCAgtctctaccttccccttactgtgtgggcatatgtctctaccttccccttacTGTGTGGGCATACTGTCTCTACCTTTcccttactgtgttactgtgtgggcata TGTCTCTACCTTTcccttactgtgttactgtgtgggcatatgtctctaccttccccttacTGTGTGGGCATACTGTCTCTACCTTTCCCTTACTGTGTGGGCATGCAgtctctaccttccccttacTGTGTGGGCCACTCTACTGTAGATAGTACTGTGGCTATTCTCTGTGTGCGCCTGCCTGGCCGACCAGACCGTTACTCAACAGACCAACCTCACTGTGCTGTGTGA
- the LOC116358119 gene encoding uncharacterized protein LOC116358119 isoform X6 has protein sequence MSLPSPYCVGILSLPSPYCVTVWAYCLYLSLTVWACSLYLSLLCGHTVSTFPLLCYCVGICLYLPLTVLLCGHMSLPSPYCVGILSLPSPYCVTVWAYVSTFPLLCGHTVSTFPLLCGHTVSTFPLLYYCVGICLYLPLTVWAYCLYLPLTVLLCGHMSLPSPYCVTVWAYVSTFPLLCGHTVSTFPLLCGHTVSTFPLLCGHAVSTFPLLCGHMSLPSPYCVGILSLPFPYCVTVWAYCLYLPLTVWAYCLYLSLTVLLCGHMSLPSPYCVGILSLPFPYCVGMQSLPSPYCVGHSTVDSTVAILCVRLPGRPDRYSTDQPHCAV, from the exons atgtctctaccttccccttacTGTGTGGGCATactgtctctaccttccccttactgtgttactgtgtgggcATACTGTCTCTACCTTTCCCTTACTGTGTGGGCATGCAGTCTCTACCTTTCCTTACTGTGTGGGCATactgtctctaccttccccttactgtgttactgtgtgggcatatgtctctaccttccccttactgtgttactgtgtgggcatatgtctctaccttccccttacTGTGTGGGCATactgtctctaccttccccttactgtgttactgtgtgggcatatgtctctaccttccccttacTGTGTGGGCATACTGTCTCTACCTTTCCCTTACTGTGTGGGCATactgtctctaccttccccttactgtattactgtgtgggcatatgtctctaccttccccttacTGTGTGGGCATactgtctctaccttccccttactgtgttactgtgtgggcatatgtctctaccttccccttactgtgttactgtgtgggcatat gtctctaccttccccttacTGTGTGGGCATACTGTCTCTACCTTTCCCTTACTGTGTGGGCATactgtctctaccttccccttacTGTGTGGGCATGCAgtctctaccttccccttactgtgtgggcatatgtctctaccttccccttacTGTGTGGGCATACTGTCTCTACCTTTcccttactgtgttactgtgtgggcatactgtctctaccttccccttacTGTGTGGGCATACTGTCTCTACCTTTcccttactgtgttactgtgtgggcatatgtctctaccttccccttacTGTGTGGGCATACTGTCTCTACCTTTCCCTTACTGTGTGGGCATGCAgtctctaccttccccttacTGTGTGGGCCACTCTACTGTAGATAGTACTGTGGCTATTCTCTGTGTGCGCCTGCCTGGCCGACCAGACCGTTACTCAACAGACCAACCTCACTGTGCTGTGTGA
- the LOC116358119 gene encoding uncharacterized protein LOC116358119 isoform X18, translating into MSLPSPYCVTVWAYVSTFPLLCGHTVSTFPLLCYCVGILSLPFPYCVGMQSLPFLTVWAYCLYLPLTVLLCGHMSLPSPYCVTVWAYVSTFPLLCGHTVSTFPLLCYCVGICLYLPLTVWAYCLYLPLTVLLCGHMSLPSPYCVTVWAYVSTFPLLCGHTVSTFPLLCGHTVSTFPLLCGHAVSTFPLLCGHMSLPSPYCVGILSLPFPYCVTVWAYCLYLPLTVWAYCLYLSLTVLLCGHMSLPSPYCVGILSLPFPYCVGMQSLPSPYCVGHSTVDSTVAILCVRLPGRPDRYSTDQPHCAV; encoded by the exons atgtctctaccttccccttactgtgttactgtgtgggcatatgtctctaccttccccttacTGTGTGGGCATactgtctctaccttccccttactgtgttactgtgtgggcATACTGTCTCTACCTTTCCCTTACTGTGTGGGCATGCAGTCTCTACCTTTCCTTACTGTGTGGGCATactgtctctaccttccccttactgtgttactgtgtgggcatatgtctctaccttccccttactgtgttactgtgtgggcatatgtctctaccttccccttacTGTGTGGGCATactgtctctaccttccccttactgtgttactgtgtgggcatat gtctctaccttccccttacTGTGTGGGCATactgtctctaccttccccttactgtgttactgtgtgggcatatgtctctaccttccccttactgtgttactgtgtgggcatat gtctctaccttccccttacTGTGTGGGCATACTGTCTCTACCTTTCCCTTACTGTGTGGGCATactgtctctaccttccccttacTGTGTGGGCATGCAgtctctaccttccccttactgtgtgggcatatgtctctaccttccccttacTGTGTGGGCATACTGTCTCTACCTTTcccttactgtgttactgtgtgggcatactgtctctaccttccccttacTGTGTGGGCATACTGTCTCTACCTTTcccttactgtgttactgtgtgggcatatgtctctaccttccccttacTGTGTGGGCATACTGTCTCTACCTTTCCCTTACTGTGTGGGCATGCAgtctctaccttccccttacTGTGTGGGCCACTCTACTGTAGATAGTACTGTGGCTATTCTCTGTGTGCGCCTGCCTGGCCGACCAGACCGTTACTCAACAGACCAACCTCACTGTGCTGTGTGA